Proteins encoded together in one Drosophila albomicans strain 15112-1751.03 chromosome 2R, ASM965048v2, whole genome shotgun sequence window:
- the LOC117574299 gene encoding alkaline phosphatase: protein MILQFFVISGLIALTKGFVLPTRDSELRMHPDFATVYTRLKRSMPLISFNPQKAEEQYAEYWRGLAQQTLDQQLESKMRLNTQLAHNIMLFMGDGMSIPTITAGRVYLGGEEKQFAFEQFPYVGLSKTYCANMQVADSACTATAYLGGVKANYGTIGVTAAVQLKDCQAQAQSANHVASIADWAQRQGMATGLITTTSVTHASPAGVYAHIANRNWESDADVLGDNADPTICPDIASQLIFGDVGKNLNVILGGGRQNFLPASARDVSGGPGSRLDGRNLIEEWQRQHTNSARYVQTRRELLELSNQTSRVLGLFAPYHMAYHLDADAEQQPTLEEMVQVALGILERQSAGRGYFLFVEGGRIDHGHHDTLALRAIDETAEFDKSVRWARQHSSVDDTLIVVTSDHSHTMSVAGYSSRKNDIFGINDGQLAADDLPYATLSYANGPGYNSNYLKEGGVIKRKNLRSINMKNKDFKFPTAVPLESETHGGDDVAVFASGPYSQLFTGVYEQNFIPHAMGYASCLSENRNMCLDSGISRRQR from the exons ATGATCTTGCAATTTTTCGTAATAAGCGGGCTTATAGCGTTGACTAAAGGATTCG TGCTGCCCACACGAGATTCGGAACTACGCATGCATCCGGATTTTGCCACGGTTTATACCCGCTTAAAGCGTTCCATGCCGCTGATCTCCTTTAATCCACAGAAAGCGGAAGAACAATACGCTGAGTACTGGCGGGGACTTGCCCAACAGACATTGGATCAACAACTGGAGAGCAAGATGCGTCTAAATACCCAACTAGCCCACAACATAATGCTTTTCATGGGCGACGGCATGTCCATACCGACAATCACAGCCGGACGCGTGTATTTGGGGGGCGAGGagaaacaatttgcatttgaacaATTCCCATACGTGGGACTCAGTAAGACGTATTGTGCCAATATGCAAGTCGCTGATTCAGCATGTACTGCTACCGCTTATCTGGGTGGCGTCAAGGCGAACTATGGAACGATCGGTGTGACGGCTGCGGTCCAGTTGAAAGATTGCCAGGCGCAGGCGCAGAGTGCCAATCATGTTGCATCGATAGCTGACTGGGCTCAAAGACAGGGCATGGCAACGGGATTAATAACGACGACATCGGTGACACACGCTTCTCCAGCAGGCGTCTATGCTCACATTGCCAATCGCAACTGGGAGAGCGATGCTGATGTTTTAGGAGACAATGCCGATCCCACCATCTGTCCAGACATTGCTTCGCAATTAATTTTCGGAGATGtgggcaaaaatttaaatgttatccTTGGCGGCGGCCGCCAGAACTTTTTACCGGCAAGCGCACGGGATGTCAGCGGAGGTCCAGGGAGCCGCCTTGATGGACGTAATCTCATCGAGGAGTGGCAACGTCAACATACAAACAGTGCCCGCTATGTGCAAACACGACGCGAGCTATTGGAACTGTCGAACCAGACGTCGCGTGTGCTTGGCCTGTTTGCGCCCTATCATATGGCATACCATCTGGATGCGGATGCCGAGCAGCAGCCAACGTTGGAGGAGATGGTGCAGGTGGCGCTAGGCATATTAGAACGCCAGAGTGCGGGGCGTGGTTACTTCCTTTTTGTCGAGGGTGGACGCATCGATCACGGACATCATGATACGTTGGCTCTCCGAGCCATCGATGAGACGGCCGAGTTTGACAAGTCCGTGCGCTGGGCACGCCAGCACAGCAGCGTAGATGATACCTTGATCGTAGTCACATCGGATCATTCTCACACCATGTCAGTGGCGGGCTATTCCAGTCGCAAGAACGACATCTTTGGCATCAACGACGGCCAATTAGCTGCGGATGATTTACCCTATGCGACGCTTAGCTATGCCAATGGACCTGGTTACAACAGCAATTACCTCAAAGAGGGCGGTGTCATAAAGCGTAAAAACCTGCGATCGATCAACATGAAAAACAAAGACTTCAAGTTTCCAACTGCCGTGCCCCTCGAATCGGAGACCCATGGTGGAGATGATGTTGCCGTATTTGCCAGTGGCCCCTACTCTCAACTTTTTACTGGCGTCTACGAACAGAACTTTATTCCACACGCTATGGGCTACGCCTCTTGCTTGAGTGAAAATCGCAACATGTGTTTGGATTCAGGGATTTCCCGGCGACAACGTTGA
- the LOC117574294 gene encoding putative inactive tyrosine-protein kinase Wsck isoform X2 — MSQKNQKSKSICQVSTLQNSTKILYTRSTHEQHASSLDDFSYATFEKGQSSVVALAVTCIIFGSCLILSLITYFYLRYKTCHGQGLISSRRRNAHEMTTQQTPIIERENNGYLMEDDVLPASLESFKQQLQQLVDGLERQPRNALRLNVNDVIGSGRYGEIISGRLTSTETVAKECALHVLSMDDLNDSQTQAHLLRELRQLKKLKQQRNELLQDFYGISSSADWFYFIFELHRVSLKRRLIESRQAAPAPHLTSLTEQLVLQWMYELSSALSYLGSCQVIHRQLSGYSVYVNDDCKLKLSYFGPPHYVNGNGQQLDPCRWLAPEVLRHGQSHATVKSDVWSFACVAWECCALGGTPYANIPNSQQLLDAIRAGVRPAQPVYVYADLYQLLLNCWQLEPSERIGFEDVSFGVRQLMTSARHALCFDRLSSDTLDTLPLYLPMLETQI, encoded by the exons ATGTCTCAAAAAAATcagaaatcaaaatcaatttgccaG GTGAGCACACTGCAGAAcagcacaaaaatactttatacaCGAAGCACACATGAACAGCACGCCAGTTCTTTGGACGACTTTAGTTATGCCACATTCGAAAAGGGGCAATCTTCGGTTGTCGCCTTGGCTGTCACATGTATCATCTTTGGCAGCTGTTTGATTCTAAGCCTTATCACGTATTTCTACTTAAGATACAAAACGTGTCACGGCCAAGGATTAATAAGCTCTAGACGACGTAATGCTCACGAGATGACTACACAACAGACACCCATTATCGAGCGGGAGAATAACGGTTATCTAATGGAGGACGATGTGTTGCCCGCGTCGTTGGAAAGCTTtaagcaacagctacagcaattGGTCGATGGCCTTGAACGGCAGCCACGGAATGCTCTGAGACTCAACGTCAACGATGTCATTGGGTCTGGACGCTACGGTGAGATCATCAGTGGCAGGCTCACTTCGACTGAAACTGTGGCCAAAGAGTGTGCACTCCATGTGCTATCAATGGATGATCTGAACGATTCTCAGACACAGGCGCATCTGCTGCGAGAACTACGCCAGCTgaagaagctgaagcagcaacGTAACGAGTTGCTTCAAGATTTCTATGGCATCTCTTCAAGTGCAGATTGGTTCTATTTTATCTTCGAGCTGCACCGCGTGAGTCTTAAGCGACGCCTCATCGAAAGTCGACAGGCTGCGCCTGCCCCCCATCTGACCTCACTCACAGAGCAACTGGTCCTGCAGTGGATGTATGAATTGTCTAGTGCCTTATCGTACTTGGGCAGCTGCCAGGTGATCCACCGCCAGCTCTCCGGCTACAGCGTATATGTCAATGATGATTGCAAACTGAAGCTGAGCTACTTTGGACCTCCACACTATGTGAATGGGAATGGCCAGCAGTTGGATCCATGTCGCTGGCTTGCGCCGGAAGTGCTTCGTCATGGACAGAGCCATGCCACGGTCAAGTCGGATGTGTGGTCTTTCGCCTGCGTCGCCTGGGAGTGCTGTGCTTTAGGTGGCACGCCTTACGCTAACATTCCCAATAGTCAGCAACTCCTCGACGCCATCCGGGCCGGAGTGCGCCCGGCTCAGCCCGTTTACGTCTATGCTGATCTTTaccagctgctgctcaacTGCTGGCAGCTGGAGCCGAGCGAGCGCATTGGATTTGAGGATGTGTCTTTCGGTGTGCGGCAGCTGATGACTTCGGCTCGTCATGCGCTCTGTTTTGATCGGTTATCTTCGGACACTTTGGACACATTGCCGCTTTATCTGCCAATGCTTGAGACGCAGATTTAG
- the LOC117574294 gene encoding putative inactive tyrosine-protein kinase Wsck isoform X1 produces the protein MQDGHRPIVSWYRRQASACIVAMALLLCCCCVPLSIQQQLEILASKEPVYYYVGCYTARTDLLKESVYAKTPQTCIEICEHQDHRYAVLAAEKCFCANQLEAREKQDDQLCHTRCMANKAQYCGGVGVHSYYSTTVLRQPAPHHLRVVNSTENSLSLAWDAYDARKVLQAGGAEDPLMSQQQILNFRVKCHVLETYSILPPFQQPEFIVQSSETGLELTDLQPSTLYNVSVLALCAVPRQQQEQECGHATLLARTKVGLPSPAPKQPKVLARTPSTITVELTPVQNNNGPVSKLLFIVEFVDDALSQPFDTQLLGSWQEAQQNGVPYYIAAELDYDRPEDNRTRHFVIGDGKRYGRYRNVPLDQLAKDTAMEREPHVHISLGVVSTLQNSTKILYTRSTHEQHASSLDDFSYATFEKGQSSVVALAVTCIIFGSCLILSLITYFYLRYKTCHGQGLISSRRRNAHEMTTQQTPIIERENNGYLMEDDVLPASLESFKQQLQQLVDGLERQPRNALRLNVNDVIGSGRYGEIISGRLTSTETVAKECALHVLSMDDLNDSQTQAHLLRELRQLKKLKQQRNELLQDFYGISSSADWFYFIFELHRVSLKRRLIESRQAAPAPHLTSLTEQLVLQWMYELSSALSYLGSCQVIHRQLSGYSVYVNDDCKLKLSYFGPPHYVNGNGQQLDPCRWLAPEVLRHGQSHATVKSDVWSFACVAWECCALGGTPYANIPNSQQLLDAIRAGVRPAQPVYVYADLYQLLLNCWQLEPSERIGFEDVSFGVRQLMTSARHALCFDRLSSDTLDTLPLYLPMLETQI, from the exons ATGCAGGATGGACACCGCCCAATTGTCAGCTGGTATAGACGCCAAGCATCCGCATGTATCGTGGCAATGGCTTTGCTGctatgctgctgttgtgttccCTTATCcattcaacaacaattggaAATTCTGGCGTCGAAGGAACCAGTTTACTACTATGTGGGCTGTTACACGGCGAGAACGGACCTGCTGAAGGAGTCGGTGTACGCGAAGACACCTCAAACGTGCATCGAGATCTGCGAGCATCAGGATCACAGGTACGCCGTCCTCGCGGCCGAGAAGTGTTTTTGTGCCAATCAGCTAGAGGCGCGTGAGAAGCAGGATGACCAGCTGTGTCACACTAGATGCATGGCCAATAAGGCGCAGTACTGTGGCGGCGTTGGAGTCCATTCGTACTACTCGACCACGGTGCTGCGGCAACCGGCGCCACATCATTTGCGTGTGGTCAACAGCACGGAGAACAGTTTGAGTCTGGCGTGGGATGCATACGATGCAAGAAAAGTGCTACAAGCTGGCGGCGCAGAGGATCCTCTTATGTCGCAGCAGCAAATCCTGAACTTTCGTGTCAAGTGCCATGTTTTAGAGACGTATTCAATTCTACCGCCGTTCCAGCAACCAGAGTTCATTGTGCAGAGCAGTGAAACGGGACTCGAATTGACCGATCTTCAACCATCCACGCTCTACAACGTTAGCGTGCTGGCCTTATGTGCGGTACCAAGGCAACAGCAGGAGCAAGAATGCGGTCATGCCACACTCTTGGCCAGAACCAAGGTCGGTCTGCCCAGCCCAGCTCCCAAGCAGCCCAAAGTTCTAGCACGCACTCCGAGCACCATCACTGTGGAACTGACCCCTGTGCAAAATAACAACGGGCCCGTATCCAAGCTGCTCTTCATTGTGGAGTTTGTGGATGACGCCCTTAGCCAACCCTTCGATACACAGCTACTTGGTAGCTGGCAAGAGGCACAACAGAATGGCGTGCCATATTACATAGCCGCCGAGCTGGACTACGATCGTCCTGAAGATAATCGCACCAGGCATTTTGTCATTGGAGATGGTAAACGTTACGGTCGATATCGCAATGTGCCGCTGGACCAACTCGCCAAGGACACAGCAATGGAACGGGAGCCTCATGTGCACATCAGCTTGGGCGtg GTGAGCACACTGCAGAAcagcacaaaaatactttatacaCGAAGCACACATGAACAGCACGCCAGTTCTTTGGACGACTTTAGTTATGCCACATTCGAAAAGGGGCAATCTTCGGTTGTCGCCTTGGCTGTCACATGTATCATCTTTGGCAGCTGTTTGATTCTAAGCCTTATCACGTATTTCTACTTAAGATACAAAACGTGTCACGGCCAAGGATTAATAAGCTCTAGACGACGTAATGCTCACGAGATGACTACACAACAGACACCCATTATCGAGCGGGAGAATAACGGTTATCTAATGGAGGACGATGTGTTGCCCGCGTCGTTGGAAAGCTTtaagcaacagctacagcaattGGTCGATGGCCTTGAACGGCAGCCACGGAATGCTCTGAGACTCAACGTCAACGATGTCATTGGGTCTGGACGCTACGGTGAGATCATCAGTGGCAGGCTCACTTCGACTGAAACTGTGGCCAAAGAGTGTGCACTCCATGTGCTATCAATGGATGATCTGAACGATTCTCAGACACAGGCGCATCTGCTGCGAGAACTACGCCAGCTgaagaagctgaagcagcaacGTAACGAGTTGCTTCAAGATTTCTATGGCATCTCTTCAAGTGCAGATTGGTTCTATTTTATCTTCGAGCTGCACCGCGTGAGTCTTAAGCGACGCCTCATCGAAAGTCGACAGGCTGCGCCTGCCCCCCATCTGACCTCACTCACAGAGCAACTGGTCCTGCAGTGGATGTATGAATTGTCTAGTGCCTTATCGTACTTGGGCAGCTGCCAGGTGATCCACCGCCAGCTCTCCGGCTACAGCGTATATGTCAATGATGATTGCAAACTGAAGCTGAGCTACTTTGGACCTCCACACTATGTGAATGGGAATGGCCAGCAGTTGGATCCATGTCGCTGGCTTGCGCCGGAAGTGCTTCGTCATGGACAGAGCCATGCCACGGTCAAGTCGGATGTGTGGTCTTTCGCCTGCGTCGCCTGGGAGTGCTGTGCTTTAGGTGGCACGCCTTACGCTAACATTCCCAATAGTCAGCAACTCCTCGACGCCATCCGGGCCGGAGTGCGCCCGGCTCAGCCCGTTTACGTCTATGCTGATCTTTaccagctgctgctcaacTGCTGGCAGCTGGAGCCGAGCGAGCGCATTGGATTTGAGGATGTGTCTTTCGGTGTGCGGCAGCTGATGACTTCGGCTCGTCATGCGCTCTGTTTTGATCGGTTATCTTCGGACACTTTGGACACATTGCCGCTTTATCTGCCAATGCTTGAGACGCAGATTTAG
- the LOC117574294 gene encoding putative inactive tyrosine-protein kinase Wsck isoform X3: MFVSTLQNSTKILYTRSTHEQHASSLDDFSYATFEKGQSSVVALAVTCIIFGSCLILSLITYFYLRYKTCHGQGLISSRRRNAHEMTTQQTPIIERENNGYLMEDDVLPASLESFKQQLQQLVDGLERQPRNALRLNVNDVIGSGRYGEIISGRLTSTETVAKECALHVLSMDDLNDSQTQAHLLRELRQLKKLKQQRNELLQDFYGISSSADWFYFIFELHRVSLKRRLIESRQAAPAPHLTSLTEQLVLQWMYELSSALSYLGSCQVIHRQLSGYSVYVNDDCKLKLSYFGPPHYVNGNGQQLDPCRWLAPEVLRHGQSHATVKSDVWSFACVAWECCALGGTPYANIPNSQQLLDAIRAGVRPAQPVYVYADLYQLLLNCWQLEPSERIGFEDVSFGVRQLMTSARHALCFDRLSSDTLDTLPLYLPMLETQI; encoded by the exons atgttt GTGAGCACACTGCAGAAcagcacaaaaatactttatacaCGAAGCACACATGAACAGCACGCCAGTTCTTTGGACGACTTTAGTTATGCCACATTCGAAAAGGGGCAATCTTCGGTTGTCGCCTTGGCTGTCACATGTATCATCTTTGGCAGCTGTTTGATTCTAAGCCTTATCACGTATTTCTACTTAAGATACAAAACGTGTCACGGCCAAGGATTAATAAGCTCTAGACGACGTAATGCTCACGAGATGACTACACAACAGACACCCATTATCGAGCGGGAGAATAACGGTTATCTAATGGAGGACGATGTGTTGCCCGCGTCGTTGGAAAGCTTtaagcaacagctacagcaattGGTCGATGGCCTTGAACGGCAGCCACGGAATGCTCTGAGACTCAACGTCAACGATGTCATTGGGTCTGGACGCTACGGTGAGATCATCAGTGGCAGGCTCACTTCGACTGAAACTGTGGCCAAAGAGTGTGCACTCCATGTGCTATCAATGGATGATCTGAACGATTCTCAGACACAGGCGCATCTGCTGCGAGAACTACGCCAGCTgaagaagctgaagcagcaacGTAACGAGTTGCTTCAAGATTTCTATGGCATCTCTTCAAGTGCAGATTGGTTCTATTTTATCTTCGAGCTGCACCGCGTGAGTCTTAAGCGACGCCTCATCGAAAGTCGACAGGCTGCGCCTGCCCCCCATCTGACCTCACTCACAGAGCAACTGGTCCTGCAGTGGATGTATGAATTGTCTAGTGCCTTATCGTACTTGGGCAGCTGCCAGGTGATCCACCGCCAGCTCTCCGGCTACAGCGTATATGTCAATGATGATTGCAAACTGAAGCTGAGCTACTTTGGACCTCCACACTATGTGAATGGGAATGGCCAGCAGTTGGATCCATGTCGCTGGCTTGCGCCGGAAGTGCTTCGTCATGGACAGAGCCATGCCACGGTCAAGTCGGATGTGTGGTCTTTCGCCTGCGTCGCCTGGGAGTGCTGTGCTTTAGGTGGCACGCCTTACGCTAACATTCCCAATAGTCAGCAACTCCTCGACGCCATCCGGGCCGGAGTGCGCCCGGCTCAGCCCGTTTACGTCTATGCTGATCTTTaccagctgctgctcaacTGCTGGCAGCTGGAGCCGAGCGAGCGCATTGGATTTGAGGATGTGTCTTTCGGTGTGCGGCAGCTGATGACTTCGGCTCGTCATGCGCTCTGTTTTGATCGGTTATCTTCGGACACTTTGGACACATTGCCGCTTTATCTGCCAATGCTTGAGACGCAGATTTAG
- the LOC117574296 gene encoding atlastin, translating into MERTATPTSRTMGGSAVQVINASEEHTFVLNEDALSEVLMRDEVKDRYVCVVSVAGAFRKGKSFLLDFFLRYMYSKYVRHDVADWLGDESEPLSGFSWRGGSERDTTGILMWSDIFLHDYPNGDKIAIILLDTQGAFDSQSTVRDCATVFALSTMLSSVQIYNLSQNIQEDDLQHLQLFTEYGRLALADTGKKPFQRLQFLVRDWSFPYEAEYGAFGGDKILKRRLEVSDKQHPELQSLRRHISSCFTEVACFLMPHPGLNVATNPQFDGQLRDITPEFKNSLRTLVPMLLAPDNLVYKEISGQRVRARDLIQYFQSYMNIYKGNELPEPKSMLVATAEANHLTAVAAAKELYNQLMEEVCGGTRPYLSTAHLETEHLRVKDKALFQFAAKRKMGGEEFTEKFRQQLDTDLEEVFVNYRAHNESKNIFKAARTPAVYFACAVIMYIISGIFGLVGLYTFANFCNLVMGVALLTLALWAYIRYSGELSDFGGKLDEFATLMWENFMRPIYQGCMEKGIQHVATHAAEAAVGGGSTTRSSALNGKTKRS; encoded by the exons ATGGAGAGGACAGCGACACCGACATCAAGAACAATGGGCGGCTCAGCCGTACAGGTAATCAATGCATCTGAGGAGCATACATTTGTGCTCAACGAAGATGCCCTAAGTGAGGTACTGATGCGGGACGAGGTGAAGGATCGATATGTCTGCGTTGTCTCCGTAGCGGGTGCGTTTCGCAAAGGGAAGAGCTTTCTGCTCGACTTCTTTCTACGTTACATGTACTCGAAG TATGTGCGGCATGATGTAGCGGACTGGCTTGGCGATGAATCGGAGCCACTCTCTGGGTTTTCATGGCGCGGTGGCTCCGAGCGTGATACTACGGGCATTTTAATGTGGTCTGACATATTCCTGCACGATTATCCCAATGGTGACAAGATCGCTATCATACTGCTGGATACACAGGGTGCCTTTGATAGCCAGAGCACGGTTCGCGATTGTGCCACGGTATTTGCACTGAGCACGATGCTGTCCTCGGTGCAAATCTACAATCTGTCGCAGAACATACAAGAGGATGATCTGCAGCATCTGCAACTTTTTACTGAATACGGCCGCCTGGCGCTCGCCGACACTGGCAAGAAGCCATTCCAGCGACTGCAGTTTCTGGTGCGCGATTGGAGTTTTCCATACGAAGCGGAGTATGGCGCTTTCGGAGGCGATAAGATACTCAAACGTCGATTAGAGGTGTCGGACAAACAGCATCCAGAATTGCAATCACTGCGTCGTCACATTTCATCGTGCTTCACGGAAGTGGCGTGCTTCTTGATGCCACATCCAGGTCTCAATGTTGCCACAAACCCACAGTTTGATGGACAGCTAAGAGATATTACGCCCGAATTTAAGAACAGCCTACGCACATTGGTACCCATGTTATTGGCGCCGGACAATTTGGTCTACAAAGAGATCAGTGGGCAACGAGTGAGAGCGCGTGATCTCATTCAGTACTTCCAGTCGTATATGAACATATACAAAGGTAATGAATTGCCGGAGCCAAAGAGCATGCTGGTAGCCACTGCCGAGGCCAATCATTTAACTGCAGTTGCAGCCGCCAAAGAGTTGTACAATCAACTCATGGAGGAAGTCTGCGGCGGCACTCGACCGTACTTAAGTACCGCACATCTGGAGACGGAGCATTTGCGCGTTAAGGACAAGGCACTGTTTCAATTTGCTGCGAAACGCAAAATGGGTGGTGAAGAATTCACGGAGAAATTCCGTCAGCAACTGGACACTGATCTTGAGGAGGTCTTCGTCAACTATCGAGCCCACaatgaaagtaaaaatattttcaaggcAGCGCGCACCCCGGCCGTCTACTTTGCGTGTGCTGTCATCATGTATATAATCAGTGGCATATTCGGACTGGTGGGACTTTACACGTTTGCCAATTTCTGCAACCTGGTCATGGGTGTAGCCCTGTTAACCCTTGCTCTCTGGGCTTACATTAG GTACAGCGGAGAGCTCAGCGACTTTGGAGGCAAACTGGATGAGTTCGCAACACTAATGTGGGAAAAT TTCATGCGACCTATCTATCAGGGTTGTATGGAAAAGGGAATACAGCATGTGGCCACGCATGCGGCGGAGGCTGCTGTTGGTGGCGGCAGCACTACACGCTCTTCGGCGCTAAATGGAAAGACGAAGCGTTCATGA
- the LOC117574303 gene encoding ubiquitin carboxyl-terminal hydrolase puf-like, translated as MEMAKRLDAEDAGNEPAADSDLVEDHLESPESDKLEKASVPSSDDETELEDELEPTLNRKSANKKTAQDRVNEDRKRRLSTLLTMECYIQSIFSIIKRDANTSSSVTCIKEAPSEELSMQASTSVAASIKSKPKGASTPPEPEIDTQQDKYNTNIEREMISQSPLPGKFKSNGQDQDELPHATSAAAVVSSVLSAADSSSVVGVASTSQAASPTQI; from the coding sequence ATGGAAATGGCCAAACGACTTGATGCTGAAGATGCTGGGAATGAACCTGCGGCAGATAGTGATTTGGTGGAAGATCATCTAGAAAGTCCAGAATCGGATAAGCTAGAGAAAGCATCGGTTCCCTCATCAGATGATGAAACGGAGCTTGAAGATGAGCTAGAGCCCACGCTCAATCGGAAatcagcaaataaaaagaCGGCACAAGATCGCGTTAATGAGGATCGCAAGAGGCGTCTTAGTACTTTACTCACCATGGAATGCTACATACAGAGCATATTTAGCATCATTAAAAGGGATGCGAACACGTCCAGTAGCGTCACGTGCATCAAAGAAGCTCCCAGTGAAGAGTTGTCTATGCAAGCATCTACATCAGTGGCGGCGTCGATTAAATCAAAACCAAAAGGTGCATCTACGCCGCCAGAACCAGAAATTGATACGCAGCAAGACAAGTATAACACTAACATCGAGAGAGAAATGATTTCACAATCACCGCTCCCCGGAAAATTCAAGTCGAATGGACAGGATCAGGATGAACTGCCACATGCaacatctgctgctgctgtcgtaaGTAGCGTCTTGTCCGCAGCGGATAGCAGTTCAGTTGTTGGTGTGGCGTCAACCTCCCAGGCGGCGAGTCCAACACAAATTTAG